Proteins encoded by one window of Lathyrus oleraceus cultivar Zhongwan6 chromosome 1, CAAS_Psat_ZW6_1.0, whole genome shotgun sequence:
- the LOC127091062 gene encoding uncharacterized protein LOC127091062, producing the protein MGFKLLTSAPYYAKANGQVEAENKVVIGLIKKHVGEKQRNWHKTLYHILWACRTSPKEAINTTPFWLTYDHDVVLPVEIYLQSTRIQGHHEIPSESYWNMMLDELVDLDEERLSALELLKRQKKRVETSYNKRVKVKSFSTGDLVCKVILPMDRKDRAFRKWSPKWEGHFQFT; encoded by the coding sequence ATGGGGTTCAAATTACTAACATCTGCACCATATTACGCTAAGGCTAATGGTCAGGTTGAAGCGGAAAATAAGGTGGTAATTGGGCTAATTAAAAAGCATGTGGGGGAAAAGCaaagaaattggcataagacaTTATACCATATTTTATGGGCATGTCGAACCTCCCCTAAAGAGGCTATAAATACTACGCCTTTCTGGTTAACATATGATCACGATGTTGTTTTACCAGTTGAAATTTACTTACAATCAACAAGAATTCAGGGGCACCATGAAATTCCATCTGAGTCTTATTGGAACATGATGTTGGATGAATTAGTTGATTTGGACGAAGAAAGATTAAGTGCCTTAGAATTATTAAAAAGGCAGAAAAAGAGAGTAGAAACGTCCTATAACAAAAGGGTCAAAGTTAAATCATTTTCTACTGGAGATTTAGTGTGTAAAGTAATTTTACCCATGGATCGGAAAGATAGAGCATTTAGAAAATGGTCCCCTAAATGGGAAGGCCATTTTCAATTTACTTAG
- the LOC127104461 gene encoding pentatricopeptide repeat-containing protein At3g22470, mitochondrial, giving the protein MLCTATTRLRYAFHKFLRLFSHYPKENAKKLSSFNGIEDAVTLFNRLINIQPLPSVVQFNMILGSVVKMKHCPTAICLLKQMALKRVTPSIVTLSIWINCYCHLGEMGFAFSVLGIVFKRGYQPNNITLTTVMKGMCTNGEVKKAMDFQDKVAAEGILLDEISYGTLVNGLCKIGHTIDAFQLLQKMEGQVVKPNIVIYNMIIDSLCKDGLVTEARDLYLKILVLGINPDILTYTSLIRGFCSTGQWGEVNLLMCEMVNKNIKPNVYTFNILIDAICKKGKMIEAQGMFNLMIERGQQPDIVTFNTLMSGHCLHGNVLEARKLFDTVIEWGILHDVWSYNILIIGYCKCKWIDEAVSLFNEMHCKNMVPNIVTYSSLIDGLCKSGRFSYACELFSTINERGPLPNVITYNILIDAFCKIQDIDMGIALFELMFKRGLTPSVLTYNILINGYCKTQRIDEAMDLLNEMHGKNLVPDSVTYNSLINGLCKSGRISDAWELFKLMHVGGPPVDIVTYNTLLDAFCKIQHVA; this is encoded by the coding sequence ATGTTGTGTACTGCTACAACAAGGTTAAGGTATGCCTTCCACAAATTTCTGAGGCTCTTTTCTCATTACCCGaaagaaaatgcaaaaaaattATCATCCTTTAATGGCATCGAGGATGCTGTTACCTTGTTCAATCGCTTGATTAATATACAGCCGCTTCCATCAGTTGTACAATTCAACATGATTTTAGGGTCTGTAGTGAAGATGAAACATTGCCCTACTGCTATCTGTCTTTTGAAACAAATGGCGTTGAAAAGAGTTACTCCTTCTATAGTCACTTTGAGTATCTGGATCAATTGTTACTGCCATTTGGGTGAGATGGGTTTTGCTTTTTCCGTACTCGGCATAGTTTTCAAGAGGGGATATCAACCCAATAACATAACCTTGACGACGGTCATGAAAGGGATGTGTACCAACGGCGAGGTTAAGAAAGCAATGGACTTTCAAGACAAAGTGGCAGCAGAAGGAATTTTGTTGGATGAAATTAGTTATGGGACCTTGGTCAATGGTTTGTGTAAAATAGGACATACAATAGATGCCTTTCAGTTGCTGCAAAAGATGGAAGGACAAGTGGTTAAGCCTAACATAGTaatctacaacatgatcattgaTAGTTTATGCAAAGACGGACTTGTAACTGAGGCTCGGGATTTATATTTGAAAATTCTTGTACTGGGAATAAATCCTGATATTTTAACTTACACTTCTCTAATTCGTGGTTTTTGTAGTACGGGTCAATGGGGAGAAGTTAATCTATTGATGTGTGAAATGGTTAATAAAAACATCAAGCCGAATGTTTATACCTTCAATATATTAATTGATGCAATTTGTAAAAAAGGAAAGATGATAGAAGCTCAAGGTATGTTCAATTTGATGATTGAAAGAGGTCAGCAACCAGACATTGTTACATTCAACACTTTAATGAGTGGACATTGCTTACACGGTAATGTGCTCGAGGCAAGAAAGTTATTTGATACAGTTATTGAATGGGGAATTCTGCATGATGTTTGGAGTTATAACATCTTGATTATTGGGTATTGCAAGTGTAAATGGATTGACGAAGCTGTGAGTCTCTTCAATGAAATGCATTGCAAAAATATGGTTCCTAATATTGTAACTTACAGTTCTCTTATTGATGGTTTGTGCAAATCTGGAAGATTCTCTTATGCGTGTGAACTTTTTAGTACAATCAATGAACGTGGTCCACTACCTAATGTTATCACTTACAATATCTTGATAGATGCTTTTTGCAAAATCCAAGATATTGACATGGGAATTGCCTTATTTGAACTAATGTTTAAAAGGGGATTGACTCCTAGCGTTTTGACTTATAACATCTTGATTAATGGGTATTGTAAGACTCAGAGGATTGATGAAGCCATGGACCTCCTGAATGAAATGCATGGCAAAAATTTGGTTCCTGATTCTGTAACTTATAATTCTCTTATTAATGGCTTGTGTAAATCTGGGAGAATCTCCGATGCATGGGAGCTTTTCAAATTGATGCATGTTGGTGGACCACCGGTTGATATTGTTACTTACAATACATTATTAGATGCTTTTTGCAAAATACAACATGTAGCCTAG